In a genomic window of Arachnia rubra:
- the nuoK gene encoding NADH-quinone oxidoreductase subunit NuoK, which yields MSTEAYLVLAAMLFAVGALGFLLRRNALIAFMSVELMLNSANLVFVTFARQHGGLDGQVASFFVMVVAAAEVVVGLAIIVAVYRARRSASVDDANLLKL from the coding sequence GTGAGCACCGAAGCCTACCTGGTGCTGGCGGCGATGCTGTTCGCCGTCGGCGCACTCGGATTCCTGCTGCGCCGCAACGCGCTCATCGCCTTCATGAGCGTGGAGCTGATGCTGAACTCCGCGAACCTCGTGTTCGTGACCTTCGCCCGTCAGCACGGCGGGCTCGATGGGCAAGTGGCCTCGTTCTTCGTCATGGTGGTCGCCGCCGCAGAGGTCGTGGTCGGCCTGGCCATCATCGTCGCCGTCTATCGGGCCCGTCGCTCGGCTTCAGTCGACGACGCGAACCTACTGAAGCTCTGA
- the nuoL gene encoding NADH-quinone oxidoreductase subunit L has product METVATIPATGLFSFAWLLIAIPLAGAALLLVLGRHCDAWGHWLATACCLAPFIIGVLLFSSMLSADEGQRAVNLYLYDWISAGSWNLGFGLLIDQLSILFVLLITGVGSLIHIYSIGYMAHDERRRRFFAYLNLFIAAMLTLVLADSYLVLFLGWEGVGLASYLLISFWQHKSSAAAAGRKAFVVNRVGDLGMAMAIFTMLSLFGSTAFSAVSLGAPRLDAGTATLLGCLLLVGACGKSAQVPLQSWLLDAMEGPTPVSALIHAATMVTAGVYLVVRSHPIYQVSEAATLAVAIVGVVTLLAGAWIGTAKDDIKKVLAGSTMSQIGYMMLAAGLGPAGAAFAIFHLITHGFFKANMFLGAGSVMHGMNDDVNMRHFGALARAMRWTFLTFAMGYLAIIGFPFTAGFYSKDHIIEAAFEHNIILGVLAILGAGITAYYMTRLMMMTFFGRRRWQENVHPHESPAVMTVPLVILAVASLAAGLLMNNWIQDWLAPATGSHPHETSLLAFTWIGLITLVVVAAGVALGWWLHSGAIPAQPPRTRNPLVLAGRNDLYGDAVNTYAVVGPVKGVATVLSLADQGVVDGIVRGSGHGAVGLAGLLRRAQNGYSRTYALTLVIGVVILGAVVVLGQLV; this is encoded by the coding sequence TTGGAAACCGTCGCGACGATACCCGCCACGGGGCTGTTCAGCTTCGCCTGGCTTCTGATCGCCATCCCCCTGGCTGGCGCGGCCCTGCTGCTGGTCCTGGGACGCCACTGCGATGCCTGGGGGCACTGGCTGGCCACCGCCTGCTGCCTGGCCCCATTCATCATCGGGGTGCTGCTGTTCAGCTCGATGTTGAGCGCCGACGAGGGGCAGCGTGCCGTCAATCTATATCTCTATGACTGGATCAGCGCCGGCTCGTGGAATCTTGGCTTCGGGCTGCTGATCGACCAGCTCTCGATCCTGTTCGTGTTGCTGATCACGGGTGTCGGGTCGCTGATCCACATCTACTCGATCGGCTATATGGCTCACGACGAGCGGCGCCGCAGGTTCTTCGCGTACCTGAACCTGTTCATCGCGGCGATGCTCACGCTGGTGCTGGCCGACAGCTACCTGGTGCTGTTCCTCGGCTGGGAGGGTGTCGGCCTGGCCTCCTACCTGCTGATCTCCTTCTGGCAGCACAAGTCCTCCGCGGCCGCCGCCGGGCGCAAGGCGTTCGTCGTCAACCGGGTCGGCGATCTGGGGATGGCAATGGCCATCTTCACGATGCTGTCGCTGTTCGGCAGCACCGCCTTCTCGGCCGTGAGCCTGGGGGCTCCGCGGCTGGACGCCGGCACGGCCACACTGCTGGGCTGCCTGCTGCTGGTGGGGGCCTGCGGCAAGTCGGCGCAGGTGCCGTTGCAGTCGTGGCTGCTGGACGCCATGGAGGGTCCCACGCCGGTGTCGGCCCTGATCCACGCGGCCACGATGGTCACGGCGGGTGTCTACCTGGTGGTCCGCAGCCATCCGATCTACCAGGTCAGCGAGGCCGCAACCCTCGCCGTCGCGATCGTGGGCGTCGTGACGCTGCTGGCGGGCGCCTGGATCGGCACCGCCAAGGACGACATCAAGAAGGTCCTCGCGGGCTCCACGATGTCGCAGATCGGGTACATGATGCTGGCTGCCGGTCTTGGACCCGCTGGGGCCGCCTTCGCGATCTTCCACCTGATCACCCACGGCTTCTTCAAGGCGAACATGTTCCTCGGCGCCGGGTCCGTGATGCACGGCATGAATGACGACGTGAACATGCGGCACTTCGGCGCCCTGGCGAGAGCCATGCGGTGGACTTTCCTGACCTTCGCCATGGGTTATCTGGCCATCATCGGGTTTCCGTTCACGGCCGGTTTCTACTCGAAGGACCACATCATCGAGGCGGCCTTCGAACACAACATCATCCTCGGGGTGCTGGCGATCCTCGGCGCCGGGATCACCGCGTACTACATGACGCGGCTGATGATGATGACCTTCTTCGGCCGCAGGCGCTGGCAGGAGAACGTCCATCCGCATGAGTCCCCGGCCGTGATGACCGTGCCGCTGGTGATCCTCGCCGTCGCGTCCCTGGCCGCGGGCCTGCTGATGAACAACTGGATCCAGGACTGGCTGGCCCCGGCCACCGGGTCGCATCCTCATGAGACCAGTCTGCTGGCATTCACCTGGATCGGTCTGATCACCCTCGTCGTCGTGGCCGCCGGCGTCGCCCTCGGCTGGTGGCTGCACAGCGGCGCGATCCCGGCTCAGCCTCCCAGGACCCGCAACCCGCTGGTGCTCGCCGGCCGCAACGACCTGTACGGGGACGCAGTGAACACCTACGCGGTGGTGGGCCCGGTCAAGGGGGTCGCCACGGTGCTCAGCCTCGCGGACCAGGGCGTGGTGGACGGGATCGTCCGGGGCTCCGGTCACGGGGCGGTGGGCCTGGCGGGCCTGCTGCGGCGGGCGCAGAACGGCTACTCCCGCACCTACGCCCTGACCCTGGTGATCGGCGTGGTGATCCTGGGTGCAGTCGTGGTTCTCGGGCAGCTGGTCTGA
- a CDS encoding NADH-quinone oxidoreductase subunit J, whose translation MIPLPPLTGELVAFVVCAPVMVLLAVGIVVARKPVHSAICMAGVMVGLAILYAAQDAPFLFVVQIIVYTGAILMLFLFVVMLIGVDSRDSVAETLRGQRVAGVLAVLGLAGLLVFAAGQAVFVGGPAGLQQANAAEGGNPQGVAALLFSRYVVLLEATSALLITAAVGAMVLAHGDRLREPRRQAEHMAARVERYAVDGVHPGPDPNSGVYARTNAIHAPALLPDGTVAKTSVSRTLTTRGAVVAVDELRAPTSTAFGDIRQVAAELEGEAK comes from the coding sequence ATGATCCCCCTGCCCCCGCTGACGGGTGAGCTCGTCGCCTTCGTGGTGTGCGCCCCGGTCATGGTGCTGCTCGCGGTCGGCATCGTCGTGGCCCGCAAGCCTGTGCACTCGGCCATCTGCATGGCCGGGGTGATGGTCGGGCTCGCGATCCTCTACGCCGCGCAGGATGCGCCGTTCCTGTTCGTGGTGCAGATCATCGTCTACACGGGCGCCATCTTGATGCTGTTCCTGTTCGTCGTGATGCTGATCGGCGTCGACAGCCGCGACTCCGTGGCGGAGACCCTGAGGGGGCAGCGAGTGGCCGGTGTCCTCGCGGTGCTCGGGCTGGCGGGCCTGCTGGTGTTCGCCGCCGGGCAGGCGGTCTTCGTGGGCGGCCCGGCCGGGCTGCAGCAGGCCAACGCCGCCGAGGGCGGCAACCCGCAGGGAGTGGCCGCGCTGCTGTTCTCCCGCTATGTCGTGCTGCTGGAGGCGACCTCGGCGCTGCTCATCACCGCCGCGGTGGGGGCGATGGTGCTCGCCCACGGTGACCGGCTCCGTGAGCCCCGGCGCCAGGCCGAGCACATGGCGGCGCGTGTCGAACGGTATGCCGTCGACGGTGTGCATCCGGGACCGGACCCGAACTCCGGCGTCTACGCCCGCACCAACGCCATCCACGCGCCCGCCCTGCTGCCTGACGGGACGGTGGCTAAGACCTCGGTGAGCCGGACCCTGACGACGCGGGGCGCGGTGGTGGCCGTCGACGAGCTGCGCGCCCCGACGTCCACCGCCTTCGGCGACATCAGACAGGTCGCCGCTGAACTGGAAGGAGAGGCCAAGTGA